From Chryseobacterium shandongense, the proteins below share one genomic window:
- a CDS encoding FUSC family protein, whose product MNYSAELKKFVTSQYVYSAIRITLATVLPCLVLAHFGILKEYFLFPLGTSFVALTDQPGPFIRRRNALAFAIICFVFVALIASLVMKIKILVFAEIIIFGMFFSLIGVYGQRLAAVGSLSLVVLAIFIDGHLTGANIFKSLLIFASGCIWFLLIFLVVTTIQPYKLASQMIGENYLQLAEFLKIKANYYQKNPDFDKLTTQVIAKQIEIKNLQEETRETVFKTRTIVNESTTTSRLLILMFLNSMDLHEKLMTSESDYQKLQQSFEDTTILVKIHDYLNLLSEEITNIGISLQLGTRAKPISHLEEELKYLNNDYFELRNKRISPENFENFMVLRQILMRINEITKEINEIYKVFSQNVKLAKSLSTGLDLKKFMPNEEKLNIKVLKNNISFSSSHFRHALRITIALLIGYLFSLFQFLGIGHTYWILITIVAILKPAYSITKKRNLLRLYGTVAGAIIAYAILHYININEFLFAILLLSMIMCFSFLKGKYFWAVLFMTIYVFLSFNFLSPGNVNVIFRDRIVDTIVAAVITSLVAYVVLPVWEHTQNLDLMKKSAECNLMYFQSVISKFLEEDFDIEDYKVKRKNAIISLANLSDNFQRMISEPKNQQKKLEVVHQFVATSHLITAYTASLSQYVKDNEKYPEIDAEGWSRKIEAEMQKVCNLLNGDKITETLKMESRIEPEDSSLDDLIMKRKTELTENEGYDLRDPEKISHLTELKISMIFLN is encoded by the coding sequence ATGAACTATTCAGCGGAGCTCAAAAAATTCGTTACCAGTCAATATGTATATTCTGCCATCAGGATTACGCTGGCTACCGTGCTACCGTGTCTCGTTCTTGCCCATTTCGGCATTTTGAAAGAGTATTTTCTTTTTCCTCTCGGAACAAGCTTTGTGGCACTTACAGACCAGCCCGGTCCTTTCATAAGAAGAAGAAATGCCTTGGCATTTGCCATCATCTGTTTTGTATTTGTTGCTTTGATAGCAAGCCTCGTGATGAAAATCAAAATCCTGGTCTTTGCAGAAATCATAATATTCGGAATGTTCTTTTCGCTCATCGGGGTTTACGGACAGAGGCTCGCAGCAGTGGGTTCATTGTCATTGGTTGTTCTTGCGATCTTCATAGACGGACATTTAACCGGTGCTAATATCTTCAAAAGCTTACTGATTTTTGCATCAGGCTGTATCTGGTTTTTACTGATATTTTTAGTTGTAACTACCATTCAGCCGTATAAATTGGCAAGCCAGATGATTGGGGAAAACTATCTTCAGCTCGCAGAATTTTTAAAAATCAAGGCTAATTATTACCAGAAAAATCCGGATTTTGACAAACTGACAACACAAGTTATTGCCAAGCAGATCGAAATAAAAAACCTTCAGGAAGAAACCCGGGAAACCGTTTTCAAAACAAGAACCATTGTTAATGAATCAACCACTACGAGTCGTCTTTTAATACTGATGTTCCTGAATTCCATGGATCTGCATGAAAAGCTGATGACTTCTGAAAGTGATTATCAAAAACTGCAGCAAAGCTTTGAAGACACTACTATTTTAGTTAAAATTCATGACTACCTTAACCTACTTTCTGAAGAGATAACCAATATCGGGATATCGCTTCAGCTAGGCACAAGGGCAAAACCTATTTCCCATCTGGAAGAAGAATTGAAATATCTTAATAATGACTATTTCGAGCTGAGAAACAAACGCATTTCACCTGAAAACTTTGAAAATTTTATGGTACTCAGGCAAATCCTGATGCGTATTAATGAGATTACCAAAGAAATCAATGAAATTTACAAAGTCTTTTCCCAGAACGTCAAACTGGCCAAGAGCCTTTCTACAGGATTAGACCTGAAAAAATTTATGCCTAATGAAGAAAAACTCAATATCAAGGTTTTAAAAAACAATATTTCGTTCTCTTCATCTCATTTCAGGCATGCGCTCAGGATCACCATTGCTTTGTTGATCGGATATTTATTTTCCCTGTTTCAGTTCCTCGGAATCGGGCATACGTACTGGATTTTGATCACAATTGTGGCAATCTTAAAACCCGCCTATTCCATTACCAAAAAAAGAAATCTTCTGAGGTTGTATGGTACTGTTGCCGGTGCAATAATTGCCTACGCTATTCTCCACTATATAAACATCAATGAGTTCCTTTTTGCCATCCTTTTATTAAGCATGATTATGTGTTTCAGCTTTCTAAAAGGCAAATATTTCTGGGCAGTTTTATTCATGACAATTTATGTATTTCTTAGCTTCAACTTTCTGAGCCCTGGTAATGTGAACGTTATTTTCAGAGACAGGATCGTGGATACCATTGTTGCAGCGGTTATTACTTCACTAGTTGCTTATGTCGTACTTCCGGTTTGGGAACACACCCAGAATCTTGATTTAATGAAAAAATCAGCGGAATGCAACCTGATGTATTTCCAGAGTGTGATTTCAAAATTCCTGGAAGAAGATTTTGATATTGAGGATTACAAGGTTAAAAGGAAAAATGCGATTATTTCACTCGCCAATCTGTCTGATAATTTTCAGAGAATGATTTCCGAACCCAAGAACCAGCAGAAAAAACTGGAAGTTGTGCATCAATTTGTGGCTACGTCTCATCTTATTACCGCATACACAGCGTCCCTTTCTCAATATGTAAAGGATAACGAAAAATACCCTGAAATTGATGCAGAAGGCTGGAGTCGGAAAATTGAAGCGGAAATGCAGAAAGTATGCAACCTTTTAAACGGAGATAAGATAACGGAAACCCTGAAAATGGAAAGCCGCATCGAACCGGAAGATTCTTCGCTGGATGATCTTATTATGAAACGAAAAACAGAGCTCACTGAAAATGAGGGATACGACCTTAGAGATCCCGAAAAAATATCCCATCTTACGGAGCTTAAAATATCCATGATATTCTTGAATTAA
- a CDS encoding beta strand repeat-containing protein — protein MIKKILSLYGLFFLFWLQAQSPGGVSANLVGWYSADVSATATTWIDRSPAGNNLTGAGTPTFTNLLNFNTVATFNGTSQRYSIAATSATWPGTNTANTYYYVAVPTGTNTSRSVFGKGTGTTALNGMHSGKGTTATTLVSGATGAGTVNKTSVWSQNVPKMIRTGFNGGTTGAHYLSDNGASESSAGSSNPTYAATSAFAVGSQNTAAGFWDGNIAEVIAYSGKHAAADYNRIESYLAVKYGITKAGNYINSASTTVWTTGGGYDNNIAGIGRDDLGGAANSGLNQKQSQSANSGSQVVMALGTAAASNAANANTFTANQRFFIWGDDNGSLTTQVATGSNAYTYRFTRIWKTENTGSFAQNMTVYYPVSAFGNALASGVSLLYGTSAASLSDGTASTIAQSGTTTINGASYYVFTVPSGQIANMQFFSFTGTISSPGGVSTNLRLWLRADAGTNTTTDGGSVTSWNDQSGFGRNAGNANLVNFRSGSNTKAINFNPVVDFANTASRMYNITGGLASTTSALSHLFLTSGIPSGGLSNEKIYSGYSTSFTTGGIGGFAEGGSFRATMSAHILASGSTFTTLPYTPSLLGTNAMIAIALDPGGSAIRLRQNGLQSGILTSTGTRSADEGYVLGDDQFDGDGGNPSAKATIGDAIAYEANLTGTDLSKVESYLAIKYSMTLGTTASTVSYLNSAGTTTWTGSATYQNNVAGIGRDDLTALYQKQSQSVNSGSQVVMALGTVAASNQVNANTIPTDKQFFIWGDDNGSISNIVTTGNTIYPYRFTRVWKTQNTGSFAQNMTVYYPVSAFGNASSTTVALLYGTSAASLSNGTASAIAQSGTTTINGASYYVFTVPSAQVANMQFFSFAGTQTSPGGVLAGLKIWHKADAGVTATANAVTAWDNQADGTQVINTVASERPTLTNGTATAFNFNPYLDFTATTNTLYNSTATPFTTDGDITFFTATKPEASGGSGQFFAINATPATTGGSSYDSPELRSSNVLFTGGSTVNYSPDIRGTDQCILTFYHNGATNSLNAFRNLVTVINNAAQSGALGSGGYVFGSSVFAGDGQAAPIAQVSENIAYNRVLSATELQRVQTYLAIKTGVTLNQNHLLSDGTTIAWDAASNSSYANNIAGIGRDDLSALYQKQSQSVNTGSQVVMALGTVATTNQANANTIPTDKQFFIWGDDSGSLTTMASTGNSTYTYRFTRVWKTQNTGSFAQNLTVYYPVSAFGNALPATVALLYGTSAASLSNGTASAIAQSSTTTINGTNYYVFTVPSAQIANMQFFSFAGTQTAPGGVTGTSLWLKSDAGTNTTTNGGTVTAWNDQSGNNKNFSNAAGTVLYQTPLSNNKFNFNPSLNFSTTATSLSSSSSLFPASPVSSATLFGVSNTDGFISLRVNNSSETNGFAFYDYPIFGANFIFARPNFSSSVSASDTSVSGNIGRISIGSLISGTSVSVSVNGGGATSSAGAYSTNTGGMTIGSNTWAGGDDPGIIGNTTETIAYTQLLTLIEQQRVNTYLAVKYGITLSRNNDGDGTSGEVISGSILEGDYVASNGTTRIWNSDATYQNNIAGIGRDDLSTLYQKQSQSVNTGSQVVMALGTVATTNQANANTIPTDKQFFIWGDDSGSLTTMASTGNSTYTYRFTRVWKAQNTGSFAENMTVYYPVSAFGNALSTTVALLYGTSAASLSNGTASAIAQSGTTTINGTSYYVFTVPSAQVANMQFFSFAGTQTAPGGVMTNLTLWLKGDAGTSTTTDGATVSTWANSVNADVNDGGVSPTYSAVGANFNPAIVFNGSNNFLRYDNVSDWGLTGTNNFNIYSVVKQDVQIANNTIISANPLTGTFQYVLNNNTQKIANQNSSFIFSGSTSIGILPNMLQVKRNGSTFQSVNNGINDATGTSSFNFPATATSMRIGSRADGSQVFDGNMSEIIVYGNTANTSTEENRIQSYLSIKYGTTFGSTATPIDYLASDGTTKMWDATANAAYQNNIAGIGRDDLSALYQKQSQSVNSGSHVVMALGTAAVSNQANANTIPTDKQFFIWGDDNGSLSNIVATSNTIYPYRFTRIWKTQNTGSFAQNSTVYYPVSTFGNAQASTIALLYGTSAASLSNGTATAIAQSGTTTINGVNYYVFTVPSGQISNMQFFSFTGTITSPGGVLGESLWYKADAGVNTSGSNVTQWDNYSGSGLYHQVLETGTPVYNTTSSLVNYNPSVRFTAIDALHALSVPVNVVTSGSSPYNTSQYIVYRSTTGGNNALYYHSPGGLATWNIGARTSGFTVITNKGNTGVPAPTAGIGRLQAVDGDNVSGATYINGVQQSTTWTGTETETGTQPLTFGYSDADVAEFIVYNSAQGTNRNRIETYLGLKYGLTIGHNYLVSDGTTVWDAASNSSYANNIAGIGRDDLSALYQKQSQSVNSGSHVVMALGTAAVSNQANANTIPTDKQFFIWGDDNGSLSTFVSTGNITYPSRFTRIWKVQNTGSFAQNMTVYYPVSAFGTSLASYVGMIYGSTTTSLSNGSASVIPQSGTTTINGVSYYIFTVPSGQVSGMQFFSFTGNSICYKPGVTVGTTLDTKHGITSLSRAGTSGDNWPMVRKGAWTVLEAKTKGFVINRLTAAQIAAIPPANLVEGMMVYDTTNNCMKVYTSTDGGTTFNWQCITTQTCPD, from the coding sequence ATGATAAAAAAAATCTTGTCACTATATGGCCTGTTTTTCTTATTTTGGCTGCAGGCCCAGTCGCCCGGAGGTGTTTCAGCCAATCTGGTAGGATGGTACAGTGCAGACGTCTCTGCAACGGCCACTACCTGGATCGACCGTTCTCCGGCAGGCAACAACCTTACAGGGGCGGGAACTCCTACTTTTACCAATCTTCTGAATTTTAACACAGTAGCTACCTTTAATGGTACCAGCCAGCGGTATTCAATTGCTGCAACATCAGCAACCTGGCCCGGTACCAATACGGCCAATACGTATTACTATGTTGCGGTACCTACCGGAACGAATACCTCAAGATCCGTTTTCGGAAAGGGGACAGGTACTACTGCATTAAACGGTATGCACAGTGGTAAAGGAACCACAGCCACAACATTAGTGAGTGGTGCCACCGGAGCCGGAACGGTAAACAAGACTTCGGTTTGGTCACAGAACGTGCCTAAAATGATCCGTACCGGATTCAACGGAGGTACAACCGGAGCGCATTACCTTTCGGACAATGGCGCTTCTGAATCTTCTGCAGGATCCAGCAATCCTACGTATGCTGCAACCTCTGCATTTGCTGTAGGTTCTCAGAATACGGCTGCAGGATTTTGGGATGGGAATATTGCCGAGGTAATAGCCTATTCCGGCAAGCATGCTGCAGCGGATTACAACCGTATCGAAAGTTACCTTGCGGTAAAATACGGGATTACCAAAGCCGGAAACTATATCAACTCCGCCTCAACGACCGTATGGACAACCGGAGGAGGTTATGATAACAACATCGCAGGAATCGGCAGAGACGATCTTGGAGGTGCTGCCAATAGCGGACTTAATCAAAAGCAGTCCCAGAGTGCGAACAGCGGCTCGCAGGTGGTAATGGCATTAGGTACTGCTGCAGCCAGCAATGCTGCCAACGCCAATACATTTACTGCGAATCAGCGATTCTTCATCTGGGGTGACGACAATGGCTCATTGACCACGCAGGTTGCTACAGGCAGCAATGCGTATACATATCGCTTTACTCGCATCTGGAAAACAGAGAATACCGGAAGCTTTGCCCAGAATATGACGGTATATTATCCGGTGAGTGCGTTTGGAAATGCATTGGCATCGGGCGTTAGCCTATTATACGGTACTTCGGCTGCTTCCCTGAGCGACGGTACGGCAAGTACAATAGCACAAAGTGGAACTACTACTATCAATGGCGCCAGCTATTATGTGTTTACGGTGCCGTCTGGGCAAATAGCCAATATGCAGTTCTTCTCGTTTACGGGTACAATATCCAGCCCGGGAGGGGTGTCCACAAATTTACGATTATGGCTTCGTGCAGATGCGGGTACAAATACCACAACAGATGGTGGCTCCGTAACGTCTTGGAATGATCAAAGTGGCTTTGGTAGAAATGCCGGCAATGCCAATCTGGTGAACTTCAGATCAGGTTCCAATACAAAAGCCATCAATTTTAACCCTGTAGTCGACTTTGCCAATACCGCTTCCCGGATGTATAACATTACTGGCGGACTGGCAAGTACAACTAGTGCTCTTAGCCATTTATTTTTGACAAGCGGTATTCCGTCAGGAGGTCTTTCCAACGAAAAAATTTACTCTGGATATTCCACATCATTTACTACAGGCGGAATTGGAGGTTTTGCAGAAGGGGGCTCTTTCAGAGCAACAATGTCCGCACATATACTTGCATCGGGCAGCACATTTACAACATTACCGTATACACCTTCTTTATTAGGTACTAATGCTATGATTGCAATTGCTCTTGATCCTGGTGGCTCAGCCATAAGGTTAAGGCAAAATGGCTTGCAGTCGGGCATATTGACAAGTACCGGAACTCGTTCAGCTGATGAGGGCTATGTATTGGGAGATGATCAGTTTGATGGTGACGGAGGTAACCCGTCGGCAAAAGCTACTATTGGAGACGCAATTGCTTATGAAGCAAATCTTACGGGCACTGACCTTAGTAAGGTGGAGAGTTATCTGGCAATTAAATATAGTATGACTTTAGGTACTACTGCTTCGACAGTTAGCTACCTAAACAGTGCCGGAACCACAACCTGGACGGGTTCTGCCACGTACCAAAACAACGTAGCCGGTATCGGCCGTGATGATTTGACAGCACTCTACCAAAAACAGAGCCAGAGTGTTAACAGCGGTTCTCAGGTAGTAATGGCTTTAGGTACGGTTGCCGCCAGCAACCAGGTCAATGCCAATACAATCCCTACGGATAAACAATTCTTTATCTGGGGCGATGACAACGGTTCGATCAGCAATATTGTTACCACAGGTAACACCATCTATCCATACCGTTTCACCCGCGTTTGGAAAACGCAGAACACGGGAAGTTTTGCACAGAACATGACGGTGTATTATCCTGTGAGTGCGTTTGGAAATGCATCGTCAACTACCGTAGCTTTATTATATGGTACATCTGCCGCATCATTAAGCAACGGAACAGCCTCTGCTATCGCACAAAGCGGCACCACTACCATTAATGGAGCAAGCTATTATGTATTCACCGTACCTTCTGCGCAGGTTGCCAATATGCAGTTCTTCTCCTTTGCAGGAACGCAAACCTCACCTGGTGGCGTACTTGCTGGTTTAAAAATCTGGCACAAAGCCGATGCCGGTGTAACAGCCACAGCAAATGCAGTTACGGCATGGGATAACCAGGCAGATGGCACCCAGGTAATTAATACAGTGGCAAGCGAGCGTCCTACCTTAACAAATGGTACGGCTACAGCGTTTAATTTTAATCCTTACCTTGATTTTACAGCTACAACCAACACGTTATATAATTCAACAGCAACCCCTTTCACTACGGACGGAGATATCACCTTCTTCACCGCTACCAAACCAGAGGCGAGTGGAGGTTCGGGACAATTTTTTGCGATCAACGCAACGCCAGCTACAACAGGAGGGTCATCTTACGACAGCCCTGAATTGAGATCCAGCAATGTACTTTTCACAGGAGGCAGCACAGTAAATTACAGCCCGGATATCCGGGGTACAGACCAGTGTATCTTAACATTTTACCATAACGGAGCAACCAATAGTCTGAACGCATTCCGTAATCTTGTCACAGTAATCAATAATGCTGCTCAATCGGGAGCATTGGGTTCAGGCGGGTATGTTTTTGGTTCCAGCGTTTTTGCCGGAGATGGGCAAGCAGCGCCAATAGCACAGGTGTCAGAAAACATCGCTTATAACCGGGTTCTTTCTGCAACAGAACTTCAACGAGTACAGACATACCTGGCTATAAAAACAGGTGTTACGTTAAATCAGAACCATCTATTATCAGATGGTACTACCATTGCATGGGATGCCGCATCGAATAGCAGTTATGCTAATAACATCGCCGGTATTGGCCGTGATGATTTATCGGCACTATACCAAAAGCAGTCCCAAAGTGTAAACACCGGCTCCCAGGTAGTAATGGCACTGGGTACAGTGGCAACTACTAACCAGGCCAATGCGAACACCATCCCTACGGATAAACAATTCTTTATCTGGGGCGATGACAGTGGTTCATTAACAACCATGGCCAGTACAGGTAACAGTACTTACACTTACCGCTTCACCCGCGTTTGGAAAACACAGAACACCGGAAGCTTTGCACAGAACCTGACAGTATATTATCCGGTGAGTGCCTTTGGAAACGCATTGCCTGCAACGGTAGCATTACTATACGGTACATCTGCTGCCTCTTTAAGCAACGGAACAGCATCTGCTATCGCACAAAGCAGCACCACTACCATTAATGGTACCAATTATTATGTATTTACCGTACCTTCTGCGCAGATTGCCAATATGCAGTTCTTCTCCTTTGCAGGAACGCAAACAGCTCCGGGTGGAGTTACGGGTACATCTCTTTGGCTAAAATCAGATGCAGGTACAAATACCACCACCAATGGAGGAACTGTTACAGCGTGGAATGATCAAAGTGGAAATAACAAAAATTTTTCTAATGCTGCTGGTACTGTTTTGTATCAAACACCATTAAGTAATAATAAATTTAATTTTAATCCTTCCCTCAACTTTAGCACCACGGCTACTTCGTTGAGCTCTTCAAGTTCTTTATTTCCTGCTTCACCCGTTTCCAGTGCTACATTATTTGGTGTGTCTAATACAGATGGATTCATATCATTAAGAGTAAATAATAGTTCAGAAACAAATGGATTCGCATTTTATGACTATCCTATATTTGGAGCAAACTTTATCTTTGCCCGTCCCAATTTTAGTAGTTCAGTTAGTGCCTCTGACACAAGTGTTTCGGGTAATATCGGTCGAATCTCTATAGGATCTCTTATAAGTGGCACCTCAGTTAGTGTTTCAGTTAATGGAGGAGGTGCAACTAGCTCAGCCGGTGCTTATTCAACCAATACCGGAGGAATGACGATTGGTTCTAACACCTGGGCTGGTGGAGATGACCCCGGTATTATCGGAAATACTACTGAAACGATTGCTTATACACAGCTTCTTACACTCATAGAACAACAAAGAGTAAATACGTATTTAGCAGTCAAATATGGTATCACATTATCAAGGAATAATGATGGAGATGGCACTTCCGGAGAAGTTATATCGGGTAGTATTCTTGAAGGAGATTATGTTGCTTCAAACGGTACAACAAGAATCTGGAATTCTGATGCTACTTATCAGAACAACATCGCCGGTATTGGCCGTGATGATCTTTCTACACTGTACCAAAAGCAGTCCCAAAGTGTAAACACCGGCTCTCAGGTAGTAATGGCACTGGGTACAGTGGCAACTACTAACCAGGCCAATGCGAACACCATCCCTACGGATAAACAATTCTTTATCTGGGGCGATGACAGTGGTTCATTAACAACCATGGCCAGTACAGGTAACAGTACGTATACTTATCGCTTCACCCGCGTTTGGAAAGCGCAGAATACCGGAAGTTTTGCAGAGAATATGACGGTTTATTATCCTGTAAGTGCTTTTGGAAATGCATTGTCAACTACCGTAGCTTTATTATATGGTACTTCTGCTGCCTCGTTAAGCAATGGTACAGCCTCTGCTATAGCACAGAGTGGCACCACTACAATTAATGGTACTAGTTACTATGTCTTTACCGTACCTTCTGCGCAGGTTGCCAATATGCAGTTTTTCTCCTTTGCAGGGACCCAAACAGCTCCGGGAGGGGTAATGACAAACCTTACGCTATGGTTAAAAGGTGATGCAGGTACAAGCACAACTACTGATGGGGCAACAGTATCAACATGGGCCAATAGTGTAAACGCAGATGTGAATGATGGAGGGGTATCTCCCACTTATTCTGCCGTCGGAGCGAACTTTAACCCTGCTATAGTATTCAATGGATCAAATAATTTCCTACGTTACGATAATGTGTCGGACTGGGGATTAACGGGTACCAATAATTTTAATATCTATAGCGTTGTGAAGCAAGATGTACAAATTGCGAATAATACAATTATATCTGCTAATCCTTTAACAGGTACATTCCAATATGTTTTAAATAATAATACTCAGAAAATAGCGAATCAAAATTCATCATTTATTTTCTCTGGTTCTACAAGTATTGGAATACTACCTAATATGCTTCAAGTCAAACGTAATGGCAGTACTTTCCAGAGTGTCAATAATGGAATTAATGATGCTACCGGAACATCTTCGTTTAATTTCCCAGCCACTGCAACCTCCATGCGAATAGGTTCCCGGGCTGATGGTTCACAAGTTTTTGATGGCAATATGTCAGAGATTATAGTGTATGGCAATACTGCAAATACATCAACTGAAGAGAATCGGATCCAATCCTACCTAAGCATAAAGTACGGTACTACTTTTGGTTCAACTGCAACGCCTATTGATTATTTAGCATCAGATGGTACTACAAAAATGTGGGATGCTACGGCAAATGCTGCTTACCAAAATAACATTGCCGGTATCGGGCGTGATGATTTATCGGCACTGTACCAAAAGCAGTCTCAAAGCGTGAACAGCGGTTCCCATGTGGTAATGGCTTTAGGCACTGCTGCAGTGAGCAACCAGGCCAATGCGAACACCATCCCTACGGATAAACAATTCTTTATCTGGGGTGATGACAATGGTTCGCTAAGCAATATTGTAGCCACAAGCAATACTATTTATCCGTATCGCTTTACCCGTATCTGGAAAACACAAAATACAGGCAGCTTCGCACAGAACAGTACCGTATACTACCCGGTGAGCACATTCGGTAACGCACAGGCATCTACCATAGCGTTATTGTACGGCACATCCGCAGCTTCGCTAAGCAACGGTACAGCCACCGCTATAGCTCAAAGCGGCACTACTACCATCAATGGTGTAAACTACTATGTGTTTACGGTACCATCCGGACAAATATCTAATATGCAGTTCTTCTCGTTCACGGGTACCATTACTAGTCCGGGTGGAGTCTTAGGTGAATCATTATGGTATAAAGCAGATGCCGGTGTTAACACTTCAGGCTCAAATGTGACCCAATGGGATAATTATTCGGGTTCAGGATTATATCATCAGGTTTTGGAAACGGGTACCCCTGTCTATAATACTACAAGCAGCCTGGTAAACTATAATCCGAGTGTAAGGTTTACTGCTATTGATGCTCTACATGCACTCTCGGTTCCGGTAAATGTGGTTACCAGCGGATCTTCACCGTATAATACTTCTCAATATATTGTTTACCGCAGTACTACGGGAGGAAACAATGCATTATATTATCATTCTCCGGGCGGACTGGCTACTTGGAATATCGGTGCGAGAACGAGTGGTTTTACAGTAATTACTAACAAGGGAAACACTGGAGTTCCTGCACCAACTGCCGGTATCGGACGTTTGCAGGCAGTTGACGGAGATAATGTTTCCGGGGCTACTTATATTAACGGCGTCCAGCAATCCACTACTTGGACGGGAACGGAAACGGAAACAGGTACCCAACCGCTAACGTTTGGGTATTCAGATGCCGATGTGGCGGAATTTATTGTTTACAATTCCGCTCAGGGTACTAATCGTAATCGTATTGAGACTTATTTAGGGTTAAAATATGGCTTAACAATAGGCCATAATTATCTTGTCTCTGACGGAACAACGGTATGGGATGCCGCATCGAATAGCAGTTATGCTAACAACATCGCCGGCATCGGGCGTGATGATTTATCGGCACTGTACCAAAAGCAGTCTCAAAGCGTGAACAGCGGTTCCCATGTGGTAATGGCTTTAGGTACTGCTGCAGTGAGCAACCAGGCCAATGCGAACACCATCCCTACGGATAAGCAATTCTTTATCTGGGGTGATGACAACGGTTCGCTAAGCACCTTTGTTTCAACAGGCAATATAACCTATCCAAGCCGCTTTACAAGGATTTGGAAAGTGCAGAATACCGGAAGTTTTGCCCAGAATATGACGGTATATTACCCTGTGAGTGCCTTCGGGACCAGTCTGGCTTCATATGTAGGTATGATCTATGGAAGCACTACCACCTCGCTGAGCAACGGCTCTGCATCGGTAATCCCTCAAAGCGGTACCACAACCATTAACGGAGTAAGCTATTACATCTTTACGGTTCCTTCAGGGCAGGTTTCAGGAATGCAGTTCTTCTCCTTTACCGGCAATTCCATATGCTATAAACCAGGTGTTACGGTAGGAACTACGCTGGATACGAAACACGGAATTACTTCCCTGAGCCGTGCCGGAACATCGGGCGACAACTGGCCAATGGTACGCAAAGGAGCATGGACTGTTCTGGAAGCCAAAACCAAAGGATTTGTGATCAACCGGCTTACTGCAGCCCAAATAGCTGCAATACCACCGGCAAACCTTGTAGAAGGAATGATGGTGTACGATACCACTAACAATTGCATGAAAGTGTACACCAGCACAGACGGCGGTACCACCTTCAATTGGCAATGTATCACCACCCAAACCTGTCCGGATTAA
- a CDS encoding 4'-phosphopantetheinyl transferase family protein, with protein sequence MPLYRDFSDDNAIILVWKYDETEDLDINTLLEPENAEKVKDYHPKKLLEVLMVRKLLKGLKPNSKILYKEREPFLSPKDAEISITHSFPFAAIAISKNKIGIDLEKFNPKILRVIDKFTYENERGFIPFDNEVAFYTIIWSVKESMYKIHHSKHWSLKKHYEVKPFELKHLYNIKCRVHDDTMSDEFKARVEFFDEYCFTIVEE encoded by the coding sequence ATGCCACTTTATCGCGACTTTTCTGATGACAATGCTATAATTCTCGTATGGAAATATGATGAAACAGAAGACCTTGATATCAATACGCTTCTCGAGCCTGAAAATGCAGAAAAAGTAAAGGATTATCATCCCAAAAAGCTTCTTGAAGTTTTGATGGTACGCAAACTTCTGAAAGGCCTTAAACCTAACTCAAAAATTTTATATAAAGAAAGAGAGCCTTTTCTCTCTCCGAAGGATGCCGAAATTTCCATTACCCATTCTTTTCCTTTTGCAGCGATAGCAATTTCTAAAAATAAAATAGGAATTGATCTTGAGAAATTTAACCCTAAAATTCTCAGAGTAATTGATAAATTCACGTATGAAAACGAAAGAGGCTTTATCCCTTTTGACAATGAAGTTGCGTTTTATACTATTATCTGGAGTGTAAAGGAAAGTATGTATAAAATCCATCATTCCAAACACTGGTCACTGAAAAAGCATTATGAAGTAAAACCTTTTGAACTGAAACACCTTTACAATATCAAATGCAGAGTGCATGACGATACGATGTCTGACGAATTCAAGGCCAGGGTAGAGTTTTTTGACGAGTATTGCTTTACGATTGTTGAGGAATAA